The following are encoded in a window of Nibricoccus aquaticus genomic DNA:
- a CDS encoding D-ribose ABC transporter substrate-binding protein, whose protein sequence is MIPSFLRLFITVSLLSAVALTGCKRSTPAGSTAETKAPASRKVAVVVSTLNNPWFVVLADSAQDRAKELGYDTVQFDSQNDPAKESQHFDNIMASGYGAILFNCTDAKGSIANVRRAKAAGIPVFCMDREIEANDAATSQVLSDNYSGCVALGQYFVDQVGEEGKYVELLGLVADTNTWNRSKGFHSVVDRYPGLKMVSQQSADFDRTKALEVLESILQANPDINAVFCGNDAMAMGAYQALLAAGKADKVKVFGFDGADDVVKSVAEGKITATVMQFPKTMARTAAENADRYFKGERNFPQRVPVAVELVNRDTVAKFGDYGRK, encoded by the coding sequence ATGATCCCTTCATTCCTTCGTCTCTTCATAACGGTTTCGTTGCTCTCCGCCGTCGCGCTTACCGGATGCAAGCGCTCCACACCCGCCGGATCGACCGCTGAAACGAAAGCGCCCGCCTCGCGCAAAGTCGCCGTCGTCGTCTCCACGTTGAACAACCCGTGGTTCGTCGTCCTCGCAGACTCTGCGCAGGACCGCGCGAAGGAACTCGGCTACGACACCGTGCAGTTCGATTCGCAAAACGACCCGGCGAAGGAGTCGCAGCATTTCGACAACATCATGGCCTCCGGCTACGGCGCGATTCTCTTCAACTGCACCGACGCCAAAGGCTCCATTGCCAACGTCCGCCGCGCGAAAGCCGCCGGCATTCCCGTGTTCTGCATGGATCGCGAGATCGAGGCCAACGACGCCGCGACGTCGCAGGTTCTTTCCGATAACTATTCCGGCTGCGTGGCGCTCGGTCAGTACTTCGTCGATCAGGTCGGCGAAGAGGGAAAGTACGTCGAACTCCTCGGCCTTGTCGCCGACACCAACACGTGGAATCGCTCAAAGGGTTTTCACTCGGTCGTCGATCGTTATCCCGGTTTGAAAATGGTCTCTCAGCAAAGCGCCGACTTTGACCGCACGAAGGCGCTCGAAGTCCTCGAGTCCATCCTCCAAGCCAACCCCGACATCAACGCCGTCTTCTGCGGAAACGACGCCATGGCCATGGGCGCATATCAGGCGCTCCTCGCCGCGGGCAAAGCTGACAAGGTGAAGGTCTTCGGCTTCGACGGCGCTGACGACGTCGTCAAATCCGTCGCCGAGGGAAAAATCACCGCGACCGTCATGCAGTTTCCCAAAACCATGGCGCGCACCGCCGCGGAAAACGCCGACAGGTATTTCAAAGGCGAACGCAATTTTCCGCAACGCGTGCCTGTCGCGGTCGAACTCGTGAACCGCGACACCGTCGCCAAATTCGGCGACTACGGCCGCAAGTAA
- a CDS encoding DUF2291 family protein, protein MSAPASSSDHPATARRIAFPWPVWAGAAIFVALLILYPPFRIVSKNAHSIASAAGAAGTVFEPKAFTEKFWNEKLQPAAAKAPEAAPVLSALHNDTAAALKAHARRVGLGNAAYVFLRGSGRVTAVERSRLLIDVDGVIVALRTGPVFGNIVRDGSGLIDVNDVPGLTEFNALSAELNRLVEERVQPALKSVTVGATIRFVGCAEAPESLPANGPLLTFIPVSAEVMP, encoded by the coding sequence ATGTCGGCTCCCGCTTCTTCCTCCGATCATCCTGCGACCGCGCGCCGCATTGCTTTCCCTTGGCCGGTGTGGGCGGGTGCGGCGATCTTCGTCGCGCTGCTGATTCTCTATCCGCCTTTTCGGATCGTCTCCAAAAACGCGCACTCGATTGCGTCAGCGGCTGGAGCCGCAGGCACAGTCTTCGAGCCCAAGGCGTTCACCGAAAAATTCTGGAACGAAAAACTCCAGCCGGCGGCGGCGAAAGCGCCGGAAGCGGCCCCGGTTTTATCCGCGCTTCACAACGACACGGCCGCCGCGCTAAAGGCGCACGCGCGTCGCGTCGGCCTCGGCAACGCCGCCTACGTTTTTCTGCGCGGCAGCGGACGCGTCACCGCCGTTGAACGCAGCCGTCTCTTGATCGACGTGGACGGCGTGATCGTTGCGCTCCGCACCGGTCCGGTTTTCGGCAACATCGTGCGCGACGGTTCTGGCCTCATCGACGTCAACGACGTTCCGGGCCTCACTGAGTTCAACGCGCTCTCCGCCGAGTTGAACCGCCTGGTCGAAGAACGCGTGCAACCCGCGCTCAAGTCCGTGACCGTCGGCGCGACCATTCGTTTCGTCGGCTGCGCCGAAGCGCCCGAGTCGCTTCCAGCTAACGGACCGCTGCTCACCTTCATTCCCGTGAGCGCGGAGGTGATGCCATGA